GTTTGCGGACCGGCGACTACGTTTTCGGGCGTTCCTTCGGCCAACAAGCGGCCGCCGCCAGCGCCCCCCTCGGGGCCCATCTCAACGATCCAATCGCAACACTTGATCACGTCCAGATTGTGTTCGATCACGATCACGGTGTTCCCCTTTTCGACCAGCGATTGCAGGACGTCGATCAAGCGACGGACGTCGTCGAAGTGCAGCCCCGTCGTCGGTTCGTCCAACAGATACAACGTGTTGCCGGTTTCCTGCCGCGCCAACTCGGTCGCCAGTTTGATTCGCTGGGCCTCGCCGCCGCTGAGCGTTGTCGACGGTTGACCGAGCCGCAGATAGCCCAAGCCAACGCTCCGCATGCTCTCGAGAATCCGATCGATCTTGACGAAGTTCTTGAAAAATTCCGCCGCGTCGTCGATCGTCATCTCCAACACATCGGCGATCGAAGCGCCTTTGAACCGCACCGCCAGCGTCTGGCGATTAAACCGCTTTCCGCCACAGACGGAGCAGCGAACGTAGAGATCGGCCAAAAAGTTCATCTCGATCTTTTCTTGTCCCTGTCCCATGCACTGGTCGCAGCGCCCCGGCTTGGCATTAAAGCTGAACCGGTTGGCGGCAAAGCCGCGTTGTTTGGCGTCGCGGGTTTCGGCAAACACTTTGCGAATCAGATCCAACGCGCCGGTATAGGTCGCTGGACAGCTGCGCGGTGTGCGGCCGATCGGGGCCTGATCGATTCGGATCAATTTGTCGATCCCCTCGGCACCGGTCAGCGATTCAAACGGCCCCGGTTTAGGCGATTGAAGACCGAGGGTGCGAGCCAAGGCGGGATAGAGCGTATCGTTGACGATCGAACTCTTCCCGCTGCCGCTGACTCCTGCCACTCCGATCAGACAGCCCAACGGGAACCTTGCGGTCACGTTCTGCAAGTTGTGAGTGTTCGCGCCGGCGAGAGTTAGCATCTGATTTTTGTCGGCTTTGCGCCGCGACTCGGGAACCGGGATCGATCGCCGCCCCGACAGATAGTCGGCGGTTACCGATCGCGATGGCAAATCGCTGTCGTCGTCCGGCGTTTCCATCTGGTCTTCAGTGATCGCCGTGATCGATGAAGGTTCGCCCGCGAACAGGATCTCGCCGCCTTGGTGTCCCGCGCCGGGGCCCATGTCGATCAACCAATCGGCAGCTCGCATCATCGATTCATCGTGTTCGACAACCAGCACCGTGTTCCCTTGCCGCTGCAAGTCGCGGAGCGCGACGATCAAGCGATCGTTATCGCGTTGATGCAAGCCGATCGATGGTTCGTCGAGGATGTAGCAGACGCCGACAAGTCCGCTACCGATGCTGGTCGCCAAACGAACGCGTTGCAGTTCGCCGCCGCTGAGCGTATCGGCGCTGCGGCCCAAGGTGAGATATCCGACGCCAACCTGAGCCAGAAAACGGAGTCGCTTGTTGATCTCGACAAGGATCGGACGCGCGATCTCGCGCTGCGAAGGGGACAATTTTCCGCCGACTTTGACACGTCGCGGCGCACGTTCGCGAACCACGCTTGCGTCGGCAGTGGCTTCGGATTCGATGTCGTACGCCGAATCATCTTGCAGCGATTGATCGCATTCGGCCTGCAAGGCGGCAAAAAACACAGTCGCTTCGGTCGCAGGCATCGCAACGATCTGGCCGATATGTCGATCGGCTAAGGTGACGCTGAGCGCTTCGCGCCGCAATCGCGATCCGCCACACGTCGAACACTCGACCGCCCCGATCCAATTGGTCAGTTGTTCGCGTCGCGCCTCGGTCAGCTTCTTTTCCCATTCGACGTTCAACATCTCGACGATCGTCGCCGTCAGCGTCGACCGCCCCTTGGCCGACAATTGATCGAGCGGTTGGTCCCATTGGCCGCCACCATCGAGAACCAGCGGTTCCAGCGTGCCGTGAATCCGCTTGCGAACCGCCGCCGAAGTTCCCTTCCAAGGGAGCATCGCCGCGACTTCGGCAGGCTGCGTCCAGTCGGGGATTAGCAGATCGGGATCATAAGCTTCCAAACGTCCCAAGCCATCGCAGTCGGGACAGGCACCGTAGGGGCTGTTGAAACTGAACGTTCGCGG
Above is a genomic segment from Rosistilla ulvae containing:
- the uvrA gene encoding excinuclease ABC subunit UvrA, translating into MTNTLGNLEPAVLSDIRSAPGDPLMRIRGARVHNLKNVDIDLRRDQLIVLTGVSGSGKSSLAFDTIYAEGQRQYIESLSTYARQFLDQLPRPDCDHIDGLEPTLCIDQKSGASNPRSTVATVTEVYDYLRLLMARVGAPHCYHCGAAILQQTSEQILASLMNLAEETRLIVLAPMVRGRKGAHEDVFQEIRKAGLVRARVDGTMYDIESLPKLSPRKNHTIEAVVDRLVVREGIESRLGESIKTALKLSDGLLIAFFELPDADDWDERLLSSRYACPQCDISYEELEPRTFSFNSPYGACPDCDGLGRLEAYDPDLLIPDWTQPAEVAAMLPWKGTSAAVRKRIHGTLEPLVLDGGGQWDQPLDQLSAKGRSTLTATIVEMLNVEWEKKLTEARREQLTNWIGAVECSTCGGSRLRREALSVTLADRHIGQIVAMPATEATVFFAALQAECDQSLQDDSAYDIESEATADASVVRERAPRRVKVGGKLSPSQREIARPILVEINKRLRFLAQVGVGYLTLGRSADTLSGGELQRVRLATSIGSGLVGVCYILDEPSIGLHQRDNDRLIVALRDLQRQGNTVLVVEHDESMMRAADWLIDMGPGAGHQGGEILFAGEPSSITAITEDQMETPDDDSDLPSRSVTADYLSGRRSIPVPESRRKADKNQMLTLAGANTHNLQNVTARFPLGCLIGVAGVSGSGKSSIVNDTLYPALARTLGLQSPKPGPFESLTGAEGIDKLIRIDQAPIGRTPRSCPATYTGALDLIRKVFAETRDAKQRGFAANRFSFNAKPGRCDQCMGQGQEKIEMNFLADLYVRCSVCGGKRFNRQTLAVRFKGASIADVLEMTIDDAAEFFKNFVKIDRILESMRSVGLGYLRLGQPSTTLSGGEAQRIKLATELARQETGNTLYLLDEPTTGLHFDDVRRLIDVLQSLVEKGNTVIVIEHNLDVIKCCDWIVEMGPEGGAGGGRLLAEGTPENVVAGPQTPTSGYLQELLDAAVS